A window of the Calorimonas adulescens genome harbors these coding sequences:
- a CDS encoding P-II family nitrogen regulator: protein MYLFVVVLNRVEYLDKLLITMREHGAKGATVLDSVGSGRIIKNFDEARPMIASIRRLREEEFSTNKTIFSVLETRSQVDEIADAIEKAIGNFSDKEMGIMFSIPLDMVRGGALERYIRSKGHFE from the coding sequence ATGTATCTTTTTGTTGTAGTGTTAAACAGGGTGGAGTATCTTGACAAATTACTTATCACCATGAGGGAACACGGGGCTAAAGGGGCAACGGTACTGGACTCTGTTGGTTCTGGAAGGATTATTAAAAATTTTGACGAGGCCAGGCCTATGATAGCCAGCATAAGGAGGCTTAGGGAAGAAGAGTTTTCTACCAACAAGACCATTTTTTCAGTGTTGGAGACCCGTTCTCAGGTTGATGAGATAGCTGATGCCATAGAAAAGGCCATAGGCAATTTTTCTGATAAGGAGATGGGTATAATGTTTTCCATCCCTCTGGACATGGTGAGGGGTGGCGCACTGGAGCGGTATATAAGAAGCAAGGGTCATTTTGAATGA
- a CDS encoding branched-chain amino acid ABC transporter permease: MEQFMQQMINGFSLGSIYALIALGYTMVYGIIKLINFAHGDIYMLGAFAGFFAISAFHLGFIPSLIISMAICALAGMFIEKVAYKPLRTAPRISMLITAIGVSLFLENGGLLVFSPSIRTFPTIFPVKTYSIFGGIVKLTVKDIVVFLVMIVMLIILQYLVYRTKIGKAMRAVSFDKDAAGLMGVDVDTTISYTFAIGSALAAVAGVLVGIYYNSVWPLMGIMPGLKAFIAAVLGGIGIIPGAVLGGLMIGVIETLVAGYGNSLYRDGVAFAILIIVLLLKPSGLLGKNEREKV, from the coding sequence ATGGAGCAGTTTATGCAGCAGATGATAAATGGTTTCTCTCTGGGAAGCATATATGCACTTATTGCCCTGGGGTACACCATGGTATATGGAATTATAAAACTTATAAATTTTGCCCATGGCGACATATATATGCTTGGTGCTTTCGCAGGATTTTTTGCTATTTCAGCCTTTCATTTGGGTTTTATACCTTCACTTATTATTTCAATGGCTATATGCGCCCTGGCAGGCATGTTTATTGAAAAAGTCGCCTACAAGCCCCTGAGGACAGCTCCAAGAATATCAATGTTGATTACAGCAATAGGAGTATCTCTTTTTCTTGAAAATGGGGGGCTTCTGGTATTTTCACCCTCAATAAGGACCTTTCCAACAATATTTCCTGTAAAGACATATTCCATCTTTGGCGGCATTGTTAAGCTAACTGTGAAAGACATTGTAGTATTTTTAGTAATGATAGTGATGCTCATAATACTGCAATATCTTGTTTACCGGACTAAAATAGGAAAGGCAATGAGGGCTGTCTCCTTTGACAAGGATGCAGCAGGCCTCATGGGCGTGGATGTAGATACAACCATTTCTTACACTTTTGCAATAGGTTCGGCATTGGCAGCAGTGGCAGGCGTGCTTGTGGGCATATACTACAACTCCGTATGGCCTCTAATGGGGATTATGCCAGGACTTAAGGCATTCATAGCTGCGGTCCTGGGAGGCATAGGTATAATACCCGGTGCTGTGCTGGGAGGACTTATGATTGGTGTTATCGAGACCCTGGTTGCCGGATATGGCAATTCCCTCTACAGAGACGGCGTAGCCTTTGCAATACTGATTATTGTCCTTCTTTTAAAACCATCAGGGCTTCTTGGCAAAAACGAGAGAGAGAAGGTGTAA
- a CDS encoding ZIP family metal transporter: protein MDPLSISLMGLFIGTIGTGLGGTVALFYRNPSRRFLGLAIAVSGGLMLSVVCFDLLPEAFDISGLSYTLIGVVIGVIIVMIMEQKMQEQNGNQGFEYLRTGLLMGVAIALHNLPEGLAVGSSFAASQSVGLSMALVIGLHDFPEGLSMAAPLMAGGMRGAMVLYYTILSGIPTGIGAFIGAYLGEISPDLIALNMGIAAGCMLYITCDEMFPMARDLHKGRLTAVGILFGIILGIIITEML from the coding sequence ATGGATCCTTTGTCTATTTCGCTGATGGGACTTTTTATAGGTACAATCGGTACAGGACTTGGTGGCACAGTTGCTCTTTTTTACAGAAATCCATCGAGAAGGTTTTTAGGCCTGGCCATAGCAGTTTCCGGCGGGCTTATGCTTTCTGTGGTCTGCTTTGACCTGCTGCCTGAGGCATTTGATATATCAGGCCTTAGTTATACCTTGATAGGAGTAGTCATTGGTGTTATTATTGTTATGATAATGGAGCAAAAGATGCAGGAGCAGAATGGCAACCAGGGCTTTGAGTATTTGAGGACGGGTCTTTTGATGGGTGTAGCTATAGCACTGCATAATCTGCCTGAGGGCCTGGCCGTAGGTTCCTCTTTCGCTGCATCTCAAAGCGTGGGCCTGAGTATGGCTCTGGTGATTGGACTGCATGACTTCCCCGAAGGGCTTTCCATGGCAGCTCCTCTCATGGCAGGGGGTATGAGAGGAGCTATGGTACTTTATTATACCATATTATCAGGGATACCAACAGGAATTGGTGCTTTTATAGGTGCATATCTGGGTGAAATATCACCTGACCTGATTGCTTTAAATATGGGGATAGCAGCAGGGTGCATGCTGTATATAACATGCGACGAAATGTTCCCCATGGCAAGAGACCTCCACAAGGGAAGGCTCACAGCCGTTGGCATACTCTTTGGCATAATACTCGGGATAATAATTACGGAGATGTTGTAG
- a CDS encoding branched-chain amino acid ABC transporter permease, translated as MERNALKKDFMVLIAIVIFYAVIQVLMQTGVIGPYYSLNLILMCINIMLAVSLNLINGFLGQFSIGHAGLMSVGAYTSAILTYYYDMPLAVALIVGALSASLAGLIVAVPTLRLKGDYLGIATLGFGEIIRVFFLTNDTVGGAKGFFGIPKLTTWTWAYFVMVLTIVVIKNFINSSYGRSCIAIRENEIAAEAMGINTTRYKILAFTIGAFFAGAAGALYAHNFYTIQPEQFNFMKSFDIMTMVVLGGQGSITGSIVGAVAVTLLNAALSSLAALRMVIYSLLLIIMMLFRPQGLFGITEFTIDQVLGRRGRLGKSA; from the coding sequence ATGGAGAGGAACGCATTGAAAAAGGATTTTATGGTGCTTATAGCAATCGTAATTTTTTATGCTGTCATACAGGTTCTTATGCAGACGGGGGTAATTGGCCCTTACTATTCTTTAAATCTGATACTTATGTGCATTAATATTATGTTAGCTGTCAGCCTAAACCTTATAAACGGCTTTCTGGGACAGTTTTCCATAGGCCATGCAGGACTTATGTCTGTTGGGGCATATACCTCGGCGATATTGACATACTATTATGATATGCCTCTTGCAGTGGCTTTAATTGTAGGGGCACTATCTGCTTCTCTGGCAGGCCTTATAGTAGCTGTACCTACACTGAGGCTTAAAGGCGATTATTTAGGTATTGCTACCCTGGGTTTTGGAGAAATAATAAGGGTTTTCTTTCTCACCAATGACACCGTAGGAGGAGCCAAGGGATTTTTTGGAATACCCAAGCTAACCACATGGACATGGGCATATTTTGTTATGGTACTCACCATAGTTGTCATAAAGAACTTTATTAATTCCAGCTATGGCAGGAGCTGTATAGCTATAAGGGAGAATGAAATTGCGGCTGAGGCTATGGGAATCAATACTACAAGGTATAAGATACTGGCCTTTACTATAGGTGCCTTTTTTGCCGGGGCCGCAGGCGCATTGTATGCTCATAACTTCTATACAATTCAACCAGAACAGTTTAATTTTATGAAATCCTTTGATATAATGACAATGGTGGTATTAGGGGGACAGGGTTCTATAACCGGCAGTATTGTTGGAGCCGTTGCTGTTACACTTTTGAACGCAGCACTTTCAAGCCTTGCAGCCTTAAGGATGGTTATCTACTCATTACTGCTTATCATTATGATGTTATTCAGACCGCAGGGGCTGTTTGGCATTACTGAATTTACGATAGACCAGGTCCTGGGAAGGAGGGGCAGACTTGGAAAATCTGCTTGA
- a CDS encoding tryptophan transporter, whose amino-acid sequence MKLRDSILTALLMAIGLVLHQITPPIMGSMKPNFLLAMLFVALFINPVYQNALLGGFLGGIFAALTTTFPGGQVANFIEEIITAFVVVTLIRLTARFNRHIAIPVIAFIGTMESGIVFLAIASAVVGGLPLAFSVLVTTVVIPTAAINTVVTYAVYNIAYQAQKAIGKV is encoded by the coding sequence ATGAAATTGAGGGACAGTATACTCACAGCCCTTCTAATGGCTATTGGCCTTGTACTCCATCAGATAACACCACCCATAATGGGTAGTATGAAACCAAACTTCCTTCTCGCCATGCTATTCGTTGCATTGTTTATTAACCCGGTATACCAAAATGCACTGCTTGGTGGCTTCTTAGGAGGAATATTTGCAGCCTTGACAACAACCTTCCCTGGCGGTCAGGTGGCAAACTTCATCGAGGAAATAATAACAGCCTTTGTTGTTGTTACGCTCATAAGGCTCACTGCAAGGTTTAACAGGCATATTGCTATACCTGTGATTGCTTTCATTGGCACAATGGAAAGCGGCATAGTGTTTCTTGCCATAGCTTCTGCTGTTGTAGGTGGTCTACCACTCGCCTTCTCAGTATTGGTGACCACGGTGGTCATACCAACTGCTGCAATAAATACTGTCGTGACATATGCAGTATACAATATAGCATATCAGGCCCAAAAAGCTATAGGAAAGGTATAG
- a CDS encoding cation:proton antiporter: MTLLELAIVLGVARLGGYIAARFEQPNVLGQIIAGIIVGPSLLNIVSNSDILESMAEIGVILLMFLAGTETNLDDLVSSGVSSTIIAIGGVFLPFVLGFGASRVEGISLNEALFIGTILTATSVSISVQTLREIHKLNSKEGIAIMGAAVIDDVIGIIFLTVVVGYVSGKSGIVPMIENLLLFFTLVIVIGFLVSRYLDKLDMALKQGDRIVTIALVFCFVMSYIADKSGIATITGAYIAGIILSTTPYREKVIHGIDPIAYLVFTPIFFVSIGLKADIKTLTEGIVFSLIIIAASVVGKIIGCGLMAKAVGFDWKGALSVGIGMIPRGEVALIIVNLGLKMGIVTPRLFTTSVLVVLVTTLITPPLLKMSFSRELSSEGE; encoded by the coding sequence TTGACATTATTGGAACTGGCAATTGTTTTAGGCGTGGCAAGGCTGGGTGGATACATAGCGGCCAGATTTGAGCAGCCTAACGTACTGGGGCAGATAATAGCGGGCATTATTGTGGGACCTTCTCTACTGAATATTGTCAGTAACTCCGATATACTGGAGAGCATGGCGGAGATTGGCGTGATACTGCTCATGTTTCTTGCTGGAACAGAGACAAACTTAGACGACCTTGTTTCCTCAGGAGTATCGTCAACAATTATCGCCATTGGTGGAGTGTTTCTGCCTTTTGTTTTAGGTTTTGGCGCATCCAGGGTTGAGGGCATATCTTTGAATGAAGCATTATTTATTGGGACTATATTAACAGCTACATCGGTTAGCATAAGCGTGCAGACTTTGAGGGAGATACATAAGTTAAACTCAAAAGAGGGCATTGCCATCATGGGGGCGGCCGTTATTGATGATGTCATAGGTATCATCTTTCTTACAGTAGTGGTGGGATATGTGTCAGGCAAATCGGGTATTGTGCCCATGATAGAAAATCTTCTTTTATTTTTTACACTGGTTATAGTAATCGGGTTTCTTGTATCCAGATATTTAGATAAACTGGATATGGCTCTCAAACAGGGCGACAGGATAGTAACAATAGCTTTAGTATTTTGCTTTGTCATGTCTTACATTGCAGATAAATCCGGGATAGCAACTATTACTGGAGCTTATATAGCAGGTATTATCCTGTCTACGACGCCGTATAGAGAGAAGGTTATACACGGTATTGACCCTATAGCCTATCTTGTCTTTACTCCTATATTTTTTGTAAGCATAGGTCTTAAGGCAGATATAAAGACATTGACAGAGGGTATTGTCTTTAGCCTCATAATAATAGCTGCCTCCGTAGTTGGTAAAATTATAGGCTGTGGCCTTATGGCAAAGGCTGTTGGATTTGATTGGAAAGGTGCACTCTCTGTAGGTATCGGCATGATACCCAGGGGTGAGGTGGCCCTGATCATAGTTAACCTTGGCTTGAAGATGGGCATTGTTACACCCAGGCTTTTTACAACTTCAGTACTTGTGGTGCTTGTTACAACGCTCATTACACCACCTCTTTTAAAAATGTCTTTCTCACGGGAATTGTCAAGCGAGGGTGAATAA
- a CDS encoding ABC transporter substrate-binding protein, translating to MKKGLLAILALLMVLSLVVAGCGGQQAQQSQGGGGSSGDTIKIGANFELTGTMAAYGRTSVNAIKMAADEWNAKGGLLGKQIEVVEADNKSLPDESTNAATRLVTQDKVVAIIGTSASTTTLGMVPVVQQYKIPTIATTATNPDVTVDPKSQETYKYMFRACFIDPFQGVVGANFAYNDLGARTAVLYIDEKDAFSIGLAKFFKENFEKLGGKILSEEHYVAGDQDFRSTLTKIQSMNPDVIYEPGHYQETGMIIKQAREMGITTPIVGGDGWDSPDLVKIAGAENMNNVFMSNHFIPSDPDPKIQNFVKAYKDKFGEMPDAKAVLAYEAANIMFTGIKNANSTNGDDIVAALEGLKDYPGLTGNITFDKQHNPVKPAIIIEFKNGEQVMRGRVNP from the coding sequence ATGAAGAAAGGTTTGTTGGCAATTTTGGCGCTGCTAATGGTCTTATCGCTGGTGGTTGCTGGGTGTGGCGGTCAGCAGGCGCAGCAGTCTCAAGGTGGTGGCGGAAGCTCTGGGGATACAATTAAAATAGGCGCCAATTTTGAGCTTACAGGTACTATGGCTGCATATGGGAGAACTTCTGTCAATGCGATAAAGATGGCCGCTGACGAATGGAACGCTAAGGGAGGCCTGCTGGGCAAACAGATTGAAGTTGTAGAGGCCGACAACAAGTCTCTTCCTGATGAATCTACCAATGCTGCGACCAGGCTTGTAACTCAGGATAAGGTTGTTGCTATAATAGGTACTTCTGCCAGCACAACCACGCTGGGTATGGTGCCTGTGGTGCAGCAGTATAAAATTCCTACCATTGCTACTACGGCTACAAACCCTGACGTGACAGTGGATCCTAAGAGCCAGGAGACATACAAGTATATGTTCAGGGCATGCTTTATAGACCCGTTCCAGGGTGTTGTGGGTGCTAACTTTGCATATAACGATTTGGGTGCCAGAACCGCAGTCTTGTATATTGATGAAAAGGATGCTTTTTCAATTGGCCTGGCCAAGTTCTTCAAGGAAAACTTTGAGAAGCTCGGTGGCAAGATACTCTCTGAGGAACATTATGTGGCGGGCGACCAGGACTTCAGGTCTACCCTTACCAAGATACAGTCTATGAATCCAGATGTTATATATGAGCCTGGACATTATCAAGAGACAGGTATGATAATAAAACAGGCCAGGGAGATGGGCATAACCACACCAATAGTTGGTGGTGATGGTTGGGATTCTCCAGACCTTGTAAAGATAGCAGGGGCAGAAAATATGAACAATGTGTTTATGAGTAACCACTTTATACCATCTGACCCTGATCCAAAAATCCAAAATTTCGTTAAGGCATACAAGGACAAATTTGGAGAAATGCCAGATGCCAAGGCAGTATTAGCCTATGAGGCAGCGAACATTATGTTCACGGGCATAAAGAATGCCAATTCTACCAATGGGGATGACATAGTAGCTGCCTTAGAGGGGTTAAAAGACTATCCAGGCCTTACAGGTAACATTACTTTTGATAAACAACACAATCCTGTAAAACCAGCTATCATCATTGAGTTTAAGAATGGTGAACAGGTAATGAGGGGCAGAGTTAACCCGTAA
- a CDS encoding ABC transporter ATP-binding protein yields the protein MENLLEIKHLSKNFGGIEALKDVNINVERNGLVGLIGPNGAGKTTIFNLITGEYVPTSGSVIFDGKELANHHPYQVAALGITRTFQNIRLFSDLSVLDNVRIACHLHVKYSVFDSIIHGRRFVEGEKEIYDRSMELLKIFKLENKRDELAKNLPYGEQRRLEITRALATNPKLLLLDEPAAGMNPQETEDLMETIRFLRDGMNITILLIEHDMHLVMGICEKIYVLDFGKVIAEGDPTSIQHDPKVIEAYLGTAYLEGGKVNA from the coding sequence TTGGAAAATCTGCTTGAAATAAAGCATCTGTCTAAGAACTTTGGAGGTATTGAGGCACTCAAGGATGTTAATATAAATGTAGAAAGGAATGGTCTTGTTGGTCTTATAGGGCCTAATGGGGCAGGAAAGACCACAATATTTAACCTTATTACCGGTGAATATGTGCCTACCTCTGGGAGTGTGATATTTGATGGCAAAGAGCTTGCCAACCACCACCCTTATCAGGTGGCAGCATTAGGTATAACCAGGACGTTCCAGAATATAAGGCTGTTTTCAGATCTATCCGTGCTGGATAATGTGAGGATTGCGTGTCATCTCCATGTAAAATACAGTGTTTTTGACTCGATAATACATGGCAGGAGGTTTGTTGAAGGAGAAAAGGAAATATATGATAGGTCTATGGAGCTTCTAAAGATCTTTAAGCTGGAAAATAAAAGGGATGAGTTGGCTAAAAACCTTCCGTATGGAGAACAAAGGCGCCTTGAGATAACCAGAGCCCTTGCGACCAATCCAAAGCTGCTTTTGCTGGATGAGCCTGCGGCAGGCATGAATCCCCAGGAGACAGAAGATCTTATGGAGACCATCAGATTTTTGAGGGATGGGATGAACATAACCATACTGCTTATTGAGCATGATATGCATCTGGTCATGGGTATATGCGAGAAGATATATGTACTGGATTTTGGTAAGGTGATAGCTGAGGGAGACCCCACCTCCATACAGCACGATCCAAAGGTTATTGAGGCATATCTGGGGACAGCTTATCTTGAAGGGGGCAAAGTAAATGCTTGA
- a CDS encoding L-threonylcarbamoyladenylate synthase, with the protein MTEIYWIDENNIDDNLLFKAAKVLRDGGIAAFPTETVYGLGANALDSKAVKKIFRAKGRPSDNPLIVHVADYEGIFPLVAEINEAAETLIHRFMPGPITIVMKKSTAIPDEVTAGLDTVGIRMPSHKIASRLIKLAGVPVAAPSANLSGKPSPTRPEHVIHDMDGRVDVIIADGICDIGVESTVVDVTGDVPVILRPGGVTFEELQSVLGKVEIDPAVLRKPDKNLVAKAPGMKYTHYSPDADVVIVAGPSEMVAAEVNRLAKEDMAEGKKVAVLASDETSGLYDIMVVPIGSQKDKLSISSRIFDALRRLDELGVDKAYAEAVDEEGLGLAIMNRMKKAAGYRIIKVGEK; encoded by the coding sequence ATGACTGAGATTTACTGGATTGATGAAAATAATATTGACGATAACCTGCTTTTTAAAGCGGCTAAGGTTTTAAGAGATGGCGGCATTGCCGCCTTTCCTACAGAGACGGTTTATGGTTTGGGAGCAAATGCATTGGACAGTAAAGCAGTGAAGAAGATATTCCGGGCCAAGGGAAGACCCAGTGATAATCCACTGATTGTCCATGTGGCAGACTATGAGGGCATTTTTCCTCTTGTTGCTGAAATAAATGAAGCAGCTGAAACGCTTATACACCGGTTTATGCCCGGGCCTATAACAATTGTAATGAAAAAATCCACAGCCATACCAGATGAGGTGACTGCAGGGCTGGATACGGTTGGCATAAGGATGCCATCTCACAAGATTGCCTCAAGGCTTATAAAGCTGGCCGGCGTCCCGGTGGCTGCACCCAGTGCTAACCTTTCAGGGAAGCCAAGCCCTACGAGGCCTGAACATGTTATACATGATATGGACGGCAGGGTTGATGTTATAATAGCTGACGGGATATGCGATATAGGAGTGGAGTCTACAGTTGTAGATGTCACAGGGGATGTGCCAGTGATATTAAGGCCAGGTGGGGTTACTTTTGAAGAACTGCAATCCGTCCTTGGGAAGGTAGAGATAGACCCGGCCGTTTTAAGAAAACCGGATAAAAATCTTGTGGCTAAAGCACCAGGAATGAAGTATACACACTATTCGCCTGATGCAGATGTGGTAATTGTTGCCGGCCCGTCTGAAATGGTAGCAGCAGAAGTAAACAGACTGGCCAAAGAGGATATGGCAGAGGGCAAAAAAGTAGCTGTCCTGGCCAGTGATGAAACATCAGGATTGTATGATATAATGGTAGTGCCGATTGGCTCACAGAAGGACAAACTTTCCATATCCAGCAGGATTTTTGATGCCTTAAGAAGGTTAGACGAACTTGGTGTAGACAAGGCATATGCAGAGGCTGTTGACGAAGAAGGGTTGGGCCTGGCCATAATGAACCGCATGAAAAAGGCGGCTGGGTATAGAATTATAAAGGTGGGTGAAAAATGA
- a CDS encoding low molecular weight protein arginine phosphatase, giving the protein MKVLFVCTGNTCRSPMAAGILKKMLKDRGIENVEVDSCGFVEEGLPASQYAIEVSGEHGVDISGHRSKVINKALIDESSIILTMSKRHKDEVIKLSPDAQEKAFTITEFVDEDGEIEDPIGMGKDMYERTFKKLYGILERVIDKIDDLK; this is encoded by the coding sequence ATGAAGGTGCTTTTTGTATGCACGGGAAATACGTGCAGAAGTCCGATGGCAGCAGGTATTTTAAAGAAGATGTTAAAGGACCGTGGGATAGAAAACGTTGAAGTCGATTCCTGCGGGTTTGTGGAGGAGGGATTGCCGGCATCACAATATGCCATAGAGGTGTCCGGAGAGCATGGTGTGGATATCTCGGGCCATAGGTCGAAGGTAATAAATAAAGCGCTGATAGATGAGAGTTCAATAATCCTTACCATGTCAAAACGTCACAAGGACGAGGTCATAAAGCTGTCACCGGATGCGCAGGAAAAGGCCTTTACCATTACTGAGTTTGTTGATGAGGATGGAGAAATAGAAGACCCCATAGGCATGGGCAAAGATATGTACGAAAGGACATTTAAGAAACTGTATGGGATACTGGAAAGGGTTATTGACAAAATAGACGATCTAAAATAG
- a CDS encoding ABC transporter ATP-binding protein: protein MLEVKDLHVYYGAIHALKGISFKVEDGEIVTIIGANGAGKSTTLRTISGLLRPKTGEIILNGVHLEKMKAKDIVKMGVCQVPEGRRIFANMSVQENLELGAYLRNDRDGIKKDFDRVFSLFPRLAERKSQIAGTLSGGEQQMLAIGRALMSRPRIILMDEPSMGLAPILVEQIFNVIKEINSEGTTVLLVEQNAYMALVTAKKAYVLETGNIVMGGTASELLNNEEVRRAYLG from the coding sequence ATGCTTGAGGTTAAAGACCTGCATGTATACTATGGTGCTATACATGCCTTAAAGGGAATTTCATTTAAGGTTGAGGACGGAGAAATAGTAACGATAATAGGCGCAAATGGAGCCGGTAAGTCTACAACACTCAGGACTATCTCTGGCCTTTTGAGACCTAAAACAGGGGAAATTATATTAAATGGAGTCCATTTAGAAAAAATGAAGGCAAAGGATATTGTGAAAATGGGGGTTTGCCAGGTTCCAGAGGGCAGGAGAATTTTTGCTAATATGAGTGTCCAAGAAAATCTTGAACTGGGCGCATATCTGAGAAACGACAGGGATGGGATAAAAAAAGACTTTGACAGGGTATTTTCACTCTTCCCCCGGCTTGCAGAGAGAAAGTCTCAGATTGCAGGTACCCTTTCTGGTGGAGAACAGCAGATGCTGGCCATAGGGAGGGCCTTGATGTCGAGGCCCAGGATTATATTGATGGATGAGCCGTCGATGGGCCTGGCGCCGATACTTGTTGAGCAGATATTCAATGTAATTAAGGAAATAAACAGCGAGGGTACTACAGTCCTATTAGTTGAGCAAAATGCGTATATGGCGCTTGTAACGGCAAAGAAAGCCTATGTCCTTGAGACTGGAAACATAGTAATGGGCGGTACGGCGTCTGAACTATTGAATAATGAAGAGGTAAGAAGGGCATATTTAGGATAA